TGAGTACATTCGATTTACAGGAAATCAGAAAACAACTGGATAAGATCGACAGGGAAATCGTGACCCTGTTTGAAGAACGCATGCGTTTATGCGGTGATGTGGCGGAATATAAGATTGA
Above is a genomic segment from Anaerotignum faecicola containing:
- a CDS encoding chorismate mutase, translating into MSTFDLQEIRKQLDKIDREIVTLFEERMRLCGDVAEYKIENGRPVYDGDRERQKLESVKAMTDDSFQKQAVEEL